Proteins from one Clupea harengus chromosome 17, Ch_v2.0.2, whole genome shotgun sequence genomic window:
- the LOC105896312 gene encoding cAMP-responsive element modulator isoform X1 produces MLLIATSYGAPHIESRVREHRLELYARHMAVTGDETESAATGDISAYQIHNPAPSLPQGVMMSGSPNSMHCPQQHTEEATRKREVRLLKNREAARECRRKKKEYVKCLENRVAVLENQNKTLIEELKALKDLYCHKAN; encoded by the exons ATGCTACTCATAGCTACTAGTTACGGAGCACCGCATATAgagagcagagtgagagagcacaGGCTGGAGCTCTATGCGAGGCACATGGCTGTTACAGGGGATGAAACAGAATCAG CTGCTACTGGTGATATATCAGCATACCAGATTCACAACCCTGCCCCCAGTCTGCCACAGGGAGTAATGATGTCTGGCTCGCCCAACTCCATGCATTGCccccagcagcacacagaaGAGGCCACACGCAAAAGGGAGGTGCGTCTTCTGAAGAATAG GGAGGCGGCACGGGAATGCCGCCGGAAGAAGAAGGAGTATGTCAAATGTCTGGAAAACCGGGTGGCTGTCCTTGAAAACCAAAACAAGACTCTCATAGAAGAACTCAAAGCGCTGAAAGACCTATACTGCCACAAAGCCAACTAG
- the cul2 gene encoding cullin-2, translated as MSLKPRVVDFDETWNKLLTTIKAVVMLDYVERATWNDRFSDIYALCVAYPEPLGERLYTETKVFLENHVRQLYKKVLESEEKLLVMYHRYWEEYSKGADYMDCLYRYLNTQFIKKNKLTEADLQYGYGGVDMNEPLMEIGELALDMWRKLMIEPLQAVLIRMLLNEIKNDRCGEDPNQKVIHGVINSFVHVEQYKKKFPLKFYQEIFEGPFLTKTGEYYKQEASNLLQESTCSLYMEKVLGRLKDEEVRCRKYLHPSSYGKVIHECQQRMVADHLQFLHGECQSIIRQEKREDMANMYTLLRAVANGLPHMIQELQVHIHDEGLRATSNPSQENMPTQFVESVLEVHSKFVQLINTVLNGDQHFMSALDKALTSVVNNREPKSICKAPELLAKYCDNLLKKSAKGMTENEVEDKLTSFITVFKYIDDKDVFQKFYARMLAKRLIHGLSLSMDSEEAMINKLKQACGYEFTSKLHRMYTDMSVSADLNNKFNNFIKTQETVVDLGIGFQIYVLQAGAWPLTHAPSSTFAIPQELEKSVQMFELFYNQHFSGRKLTWLHFLCTGEVKMNYLSKPYVAIVTTYQMAVLLAFNNSETVSYKELQDSTQMSEKELQKTIKSLLDVKMLNHDSQKEEIETESTFSLNMSFTSKRTKFKITTSMQKDTPQEMEQTRSAVDEDRKMYLQAAIVRIMKARKILRHNALIQEVINQSKARFNPSISMIKKCIEVLIDKQYIERSQSSADEYSYVA; from the exons ATGTCCTTAAAACCGCGGGTGGTGGATTTTGACGAGACATGGAACAAGCTCCTGACGACAATCAAAGCAGTAGTAATGCTTGACTATGTGGAAAGAGCAACCTGGAACGATCGATTTTC TGACATTTATGCGTTATGTGTCGCTTACCCCGAACCTCTGGGTGAGCGATTGTATACGGAGACTAAAGTATTCCTGGAGAATCATGTTCGACAGTTGTACAAG aaaGTACTGGAGTCGGAGGAAAAGCTTCTTGTGATGTATCACAGATACTGGGAAGAATACAGCAAGGGGGCAGATTACATGGATTGCTTGTACAG GTATCTCAACACTCAGTTTATCAAGAAAAACAAGCTGACCGAAGCTGACCTGCAGTATGGATACGGAGGTGTGGACATGAATGAACCACTGATGGAGATTGGAGAG CTCGCTCTTGACATGTGGAGGAAACTAATGATTGAGCCTCTGCAAGCGGTTCTCATCAGGATGCTACTGAATGAGATCAAAAA TGATCGGTGTGGTGAGGATCCCAATCAGAAAGTAATCCATGGGGTTATCAACTCCTTTGTTCATGTTGAACAGTACAAGAAGAAGTTTCCTCTCAAG TTTTACCAGGAGATCTTTGAAGGGCCCTTCTTGACAAAGACGGGCGAGTATTACAAACAGGAAGCCTCCAATCTCCTGCAAGAGTCCACCTGCTCACTGTACATGGAGAAG GTCCTAGGGCGGTTGAAAGATGAAGAAGTGCGATGTCGGAAGTACCTTCACCCCAGCTCCTATGGCAAAGTCATCCATGAATGTCAACAGAGGATGGTGGCCGACCACCTGCAGTTCCTCCATGGAGAGTGCCAGAGCATCATccgacaggagaagagagagg ACATGGCGAACATGTATACCTTGTTGAGGGCGGTCGCAAATGGATTACCTCACATGATCCAGGAGCTCCAAGTTCACATCCATGATGAGGGGCTCCGAGCTACCAGTAACCCCTCTCAGGaaaac ATGCCAACTCAGTTTGTGGAGTCTGTGCTGGAGGTCCACAGTAAATTTGTCCAGCTGATTAACACGGTGCTGAATGGAGACCAGCACTTCATGAGTGCATTAGATAAG GCTTTGACCTCTGTAGTGAACAACAGGGAACCAAAATCCATCTGCAAAGCCCCTGAACTG ctGGCCAAGTACTGCGACAACCTGCTGAAGAAGTCTGCAAAGGGAATGACTGAGAATGAGGTGGAGGACAAGCTGACCAGCTTCATCACAGTGTTCAAGTACATCGATGACAAGGACGTCTTTCAGAAG TTTTATGCAAGAATGCTGGCTAAGAGGTTAATACACGGGCTGTCTTTATCCATGGATTCAGAAGAGGCCATGATCAACAAGCTGAAG CAAGCGTGTGGCTATGAATTCACAAGCAAACTGCACAGAATGTACACAGACATGAGTGTGAGCGCCGACCTCAACAACAAATTCAACAATTTCATCAAAACCCAGGAGACCGTGGTTGATTTGGGCATTGGTTTTCAGATCTACGTATTACAG GCGGGTGCCTGGCCCCTCACGCATGCTCCCTCCTCTACGTTTGCCATCCcccaggagctggagaagagcgTACAGATG TTCGAATTATTTTACAATCAGCACTTCAGCGGGAGGAAGTTGACCTGGCTGCACTTCCTCTGCACAG GAGAGGTGAAAATGAATTACCTGTCAAAGCCGTACGTTGCCATAGTGACCACCTATCAGATGGCTGTTCTGCTGGCGTTCAACAACAGTGAGACGGTGAGCTACAAGGAGCTGCAGGACAGTACGCAGATGAGCgagaaggagctgcagaagACCATCAAGTCTCTGCTGGATGTCAAGATGCTCAACCACGATTCCCAGAAA GAGGAAATAGAAACAGAATCCACATTTTCACTAAATATGAGTTTCACCAGTAAAAGAACAAAGTTTAAAATCACAACATCAATGCAGAAAGACACACCACAG GAGATGGAACAGACGCGGAGTGCAGTGGATGAAGACCGAAAAATGTATTTACAGGCTGCAATAGTGAGAATCATGAAAGCCAGAAAAATCCTGAGACACAATGCTTTAATACAAGAG GTGATCAACCAGTCCAAGGCCCGGTTCAACCCCAGTATCAGCATGATCAAGAAGTGCATTGAGGTCCTGATCGACAAGCAGTACATCGAACGAAGCCAGAGTTCAGCCGACGAGTACAGCTATGTGGCATAA
- the LOC105896312 gene encoding cAMP-responsive element modulator isoform X2, giving the protein MLLIATSYGAPHIESRVREHRLELYARHMAVTGDETESAATGDISAYQIHNPAPSLPQGVMMSGSPNSMHCPQQHTEEATRKREVRLLKNRDAAKECRRRKREYVRCLENRLSVLEVQNKKLLEELQYLKDIYSVKSS; this is encoded by the exons ATGCTACTCATAGCTACTAGTTACGGAGCACCGCATATAgagagcagagtgagagagcacaGGCTGGAGCTCTATGCGAGGCACATGGCTGTTACAGGGGATGAAACAGAATCAG CTGCTACTGGTGATATATCAGCATACCAGATTCACAACCCTGCCCCCAGTCTGCCACAGGGAGTAATGATGTCTGGCTCGCCCAACTCCATGCATTGCccccagcagcacacagaaGAGGCCACACGCAAAAGGGAGGTGCGTCTTCTGAAGAATAG GGATGCAGCTAAGGAGTGCaggcggagaaagagagagtatgtccGCTGCCTGGAGAACCGGCTCTCTGTGCTGGAGGTGCAGAACAAGAAGCTTCTGGAAGAGCTCCAGTACTTGAAGGACATCTACAGTGTCAAGTCAAGCTAG